The genomic region CCCTGTGAGTCTAGAGAGAAGTTGGACCGAACTTTCTCGCAGTCCGCCACCCTGGGGGGACGTGGATTTCCTCTAAGGGCGAGTTGTGTTGGAGGAGAGGAGATTTGCCTGCGAAACCTCTGGTTCTCTTAGAGCTTCCATTCCCGTTCCCCCTCTTCCCTGTGCCTTGCGGCCTGGCGCCCCATTCCCACCAGCACCGTTCACGGCCGTTACGCTTTATgcaacttttcttttctcttgtcagGGTCCTCCTTAAGGGGAAAGAACCTCGCCTGATACATCTCTGTCACAGCCTGGCGAGACTCCCAAGTGAACAGAAGGAACGGCAGGGCCTTATGTCACCTCCATCAGGACAACTCGTGATTATGTCCAGGAACTCCTCGAGGGCAGAGGCTTTGTCCATCTCCTTGCCCTTGGATTTCGCCCCTAATGAGTCCCGACAGTCCCGAGGCCCCAGGAGAAATCTGAGCAAACAGGGACGTTGGGGTTTGCCTTGCTCCTTCCAGTGGCGTGCTCTAAATCTGATGGTGGCGACAGAGTTCCTGTGAGTACGATCCACAGTTCTGTCTTTGGGCTCATTCTCTCTGGACCACACAGGCGACCTCGGCAGGCAGGCAATAAGTGCCCACTTCCATCCCTTAAGGCGCCCTGACTTGCTGatcctctgcttcctcctgggGGCCCAGGGCTTTGTCTGATACTTGTTTTTTGACCCCACGTGTCTCCACCGCGGGGCCCGCTGCCCAGGAGGCGCGGGAGGCAGGCAGAGAAACAACGCCACGGCTCCCCCCGCGCCTTACGGTGCCGCCATCAGAAAGTCCTGAATTTGGACCACGTGCGGCTTCAGACTCCTTGGGGGCACAGGGGGCCCGGGCCACACTAACCTGTGCGCCCAGCCGGCCCCAGCATCGGCTCCTGAGGGCCAGGGCGCCCCCAGGCCGGGCCCTTCCACACCCGGCCCGGCCCAGGTGACCAGGAGAGCGCCGGGCATACCTGGCGCAGAATCCTGACCCCGCCCCGGGCCGCACCCGGAACGCGGAACGCGCTCTCCGCGGGTCAGAGCCAGCCATGGCGGCGGCGCCGGCCGTGTGCACCTCGCCCGGGACCCCGCCGAGCGGTGCACCGTCCCCGGCGGCGGGCGCGCCGGGGCTGGCGTCCGGCCTGGGCCGCTGTCGGATGGCGCTGCTGCTGGCCGTGGCGCTGGACGTGGCGGGCATGGCGGCGTTGCTGACCGGCGTGTTCGCGCAGCTGCAGGTGCGCGGCCGCGACTTTGGCGACCTGCTTATCTACACGGGCGCGCTGCTCGTCTTCCTGAGCCTGCTCGGCTGGATCCTCTGGTACACCGGCAACATCGAGATCTCGCGCCAGGAGCTCGAGCGCGACTACGGCCTGAGGCCCTCGGCGCTCGCCCGCCTCGCGCGGAAGCTCTCCCGCCGCTGGTCGGCGCCGGCTTCCTCCGCCGCCGGCCGGCGCGCCGCGCCCGGCTCCCGGGGAGCGCGCCGCGCCGCCCGCACgcccccgccgcccgccgccggTTCCCGCCGCGTGCGCCTGCAGCTCGCCTCGCTGGAGGCCGGGCCCGGGGCGGCGGGAGCGGGCACCGAGTGAGCccgaggtgaggggtggggaggcgggACGGGGCGGGTCGGGGACGAGGGGAGAGACGTCAAAAGGACAGGGAGGTGGAGAGACGGGGACAGGGACACGCGGGGAAGAGAGACAGGTAGAGGTCAAGATCGGGAGGGAGAGAAGCGAAGAACACAGAGATCAGAGGACGAAGACCCAGAGACAGTACGCGTGAGTGTAGGCCGGGAGAGACAAATGAGAGCCCGTTCTCAGACTTGGGAATTTCCAGGtcgctcaaatggtaaagagtctacctgcagtgcaggaggcgtgggttcgatccctggatcaggaagatcccc from Bubalus bubalis isolate 160015118507 breed Murrah chromosome 18, NDDB_SH_1, whole genome shotgun sequence harbors:
- the TMEM238 gene encoding transmembrane protein 238, with amino-acid sequence MAAAPAVCTSPGTPPSGAPSPAAGAPGLASGLGRCRMALLLAVALDVAGMAALLTGVFAQLQVRGRDFGDLLIYTGALLVFLSLLGWILWYTGNIEISRQELERDYGLRPSALARLARKLSRRWSAPASSAAGRRAAPGSRGARRAARTPPPPAAGSRRVRLQLASLEAGPGAAGAGTE